One Clostridium sp. CM027 genomic window carries:
- the uvrB gene encoding excinuclease ABC subunit UvrB — MHEFKLHSKFKPTGDQPRAIDSLVRGIEEGKKFQTLKGVTGSGKTFTMANIVERVQKPTLVLAHNKILAAQLCSEFREFFPDNCVEYFVSYYDYYQPEAYIAQTDTFIEKDSSVNDDIDKLRHSATSALLERNDVIVVASVSCIYGLGNPEEYKKLTVSLRVGMEKDRNEVIRQLVDIQYERNDINFIRGTFRVRGDTIDIFPASSSSEGIRVEFFGDEIERIRSFDSLTGEIIGTLKHVSIFPASHFATSKDKLELGIAQIEQELEERLKELTSEDKALEAQRLKQRTNYDIEMMREVGYCTGIENYSRILDGRAAGTAPQTLMHYFPKDFLMFIDESHVTLPQVRAMFGGDKSRKTNLIDYGFRLKSAYDNRPLTFQEFEGTMNETIFVSATPNVYEAEHSENVAEQVIRPTGLLDPEIVIRPVKGQIDDLYAIIQETIKRGFRVLVTTLTKKMSEDLTKYFKEMDMKITYLHSDIDTIERMKIIQDLRLGTFDVLVGINLLREGLDIPEVALVAILDADKEGFLRSETSLIQTIGRAARNSESKVIMYADKITKSMKKAMDETTRRRGIQMEYNEEHDIVPTTIVKDIREVIGSITVAEDKEVYETLEAAMDANYDETKKLMDKYENEMKQAAKDLHFERAAQLRDIIYKLKKQIKNI, encoded by the coding sequence ATGCATGAGTTTAAGTTACATTCAAAGTTTAAACCTACTGGAGATCAACCACGGGCAATTGATAGTCTTGTGCGCGGAATTGAAGAAGGTAAAAAGTTTCAAACTCTTAAAGGAGTAACGGGGTCAGGTAAGACTTTTACCATGGCTAATATTGTTGAGAGAGTTCAAAAGCCTACATTGGTGCTTGCTCATAATAAGATCTTAGCAGCACAGCTTTGCTCAGAGTTTAGAGAATTTTTTCCTGATAATTGTGTTGAGTATTTTGTTTCATATTATGATTATTATCAGCCAGAGGCTTATATTGCACAGACGGATACATTTATAGAAAAAGATTCATCTGTTAACGATGATATTGATAAATTAAGACATTCAGCTACATCGGCATTACTAGAGCGTAACGATGTTATTGTGGTGGCTTCGGTTTCATGTATATATGGACTTGGTAACCCCGAGGAGTATAAAAAACTTACAGTGTCATTAAGGGTTGGCATGGAAAAGGATAGAAATGAAGTAATAAGACAGTTAGTAGATATACAGTATGAAAGAAATGATATTAATTTTATTCGCGGAACCTTTAGAGTGAGAGGTGACACTATAGATATATTCCCTGCTTCATCGTCAAGTGAAGGAATTAGGGTAGAGTTTTTTGGAGATGAGATAGAAAGGATTAGATCATTTGATTCTCTTACAGGAGAAATTATTGGAACCCTAAAACATGTATCTATTTTCCCGGCTTCCCATTTTGCTACATCCAAGGATAAATTGGAACTTGGCATAGCTCAAATAGAGCAGGAGCTTGAGGAGAGGTTAAAGGAGCTTACTTCAGAGGATAAAGCTTTAGAGGCACAAAGACTTAAGCAAAGAACAAACTATGATATTGAAATGATGAGAGAGGTTGGTTACTGTACTGGTATAGAGAACTATTCTAGAATTTTAGATGGCAGGGCTGCTGGAACAGCACCTCAAACATTGATGCATTATTTCCCTAAGGATTTCTTAATGTTTATAGATGAGAGCCATGTAACTCTTCCGCAGGTTAGAGCTATGTTTGGTGGGGATAAATCAAGAAAGACTAATTTAATTGATTATGGATTTAGACTTAAGTCAGCCTATGATAATAGACCGCTAACTTTTCAGGAGTTTGAGGGTACTATGAATGAAACGATTTTTGTAAGTGCAACTCCAAACGTTTATGAAGCAGAACATAGTGAGAATGTGGCAGAACAAGTAATAAGACCTACGGGGTTATTGGATCCTGAAATAGTTATAAGGCCTGTTAAGGGGCAAATAGATGATTTATATGCGATCATTCAGGAAACAATAAAAAGAGGCTTTAGAGTTTTAGTTACGACCCTTACAAAAAAAATGTCAGAAGATTTGACTAAATACTTTAAAGAAATGGATATGAAAATTACATATTTACATTCGGATATTGATACCATAGAAAGAATGAAAATTATCCAAGATCTTAGGCTAGGTACTTTTGATGTGCTAGTAGGTATAAATCTTTTGAGAGAAGGATTAGATATTCCAGAAGTAGCTCTTGTTGCAATACTCGATGCAGATAAAGAAGGGTTTTTACGTTCTGAAACCTCATTAATTCAAACAATAGGAAGAGCTGCAAGAAATTCAGAGAGCAAGGTAATAATGTATGCAGACAAAATTACAAAATCTATGAAAAAGGCTATGGATGAAACTACAAGGCGTAGAGGAATTCAGATGGAATATAATGAAGAACATGATATAGTGCCAACCACTATTGTAAAAGATATTAGGGAAGTAATCGGATCTATAACAGTTGCGGAAGATAAAGAGGTATATGAAACCCTTGAAGCTGCAATGGATGCGAATTACGATGAAACTAAAAAGTTAATGGATAAGTATGAAAATGAGATGAAGCAAGCAGCTAAGGATTTACATTTTGAAAGAGCGGCGCAGCTTCGCGATATAATTTATAAACTCAAAAAGCAGATTAAAAATATATAA